The Glycine soja cultivar W05 chromosome 4, ASM419377v2, whole genome shotgun sequence genomic sequence TCTCTAATGCTTTGCATGTGAGATGCCACTACTTGTGCTATTCTCAATGCTTTCATCTTAATATAAATTGATTTGCTgttcgaaaaagaaaaagaagcaagtaTCCAATAGGGGCAAGGTCCCAgaatgtcatatatatatatatatatatatatatatatatatatatatatatatatatatatatatatatatatataaaagtattataCCATAACAAATTGATTCTTCCTATGATGACcattttcttccttcctttcgtTAAGATACAGGTATGCACAGAGTACGAAACCTTATTGGGGCATTTGACTATTTTGgatgtttttgaaaaacattttatcaATATGGGTTGGTGTTCAAACTATTTACATATAATGAGTGATTTTTGTCACATCAAATTTGTATGTTATCAATTAATGTgactttattaatttattttttgtcatgtaATGAGTGATAACACTTTACTTTATGTCACTTTTTTaagtaacttttataataatatttgttataACATATAGTTTGTTTCTATTTCATGTTAGATGAGATGGTATCATCCTAACTGGTGTTATATCATCTTCAAGgttatcttctttttattttgtatttaataattataattaaataattttaataattaatttaatttaagtaattttattaattaaataatttaagtggtttttttaggatttaataattttaatttaagtgtttttaattaattttgaattttatttttaattttataaatttttggtCTTTAGGCTTTAGAGATATTGATTATGATTTAGGATTAATGGTTTTATTAGGTATATGTTTctatttattgataattttttctattaaatagtaatatatatatatatatgaaataaaaaataaattgaaattcattataataattacaatgACAATTTGGATGAAATTACCACAAATTGATGTCAATCTTCTGGACAATTGATTTTGGTGTACTCTTGTGGACAATTTGGATGAATAGGTGGTGCACATTGATATTTGGACTAAttcatttcatttaaattattaaaacctaaaatcacttaaattattcaattattaaaattacttaaattaaattaattaaagtcatttgtattaaaattaaaattacttaaattacattaactattaaaattatttaattataattattaaatataaaatgaaaaggagACAACCATTAGGGTGATGTTTCTTGTGTAACACTTATCGGGGTGACACGACCTATTGTGACAAGCTAGAAGGGATGACATGAAACAAGATGATATATCACTATATGAACACTGGATAAAATCAATTGATTTGACAAGTCCAAAAGTCACTTATGACAAATAAATAGTCATTCATTACATGATAAAAAAGGAATTGGTGACACTATATTGACTAACATCATCTAAATTTGACATGATAAAAATCACTTATGACAAGTAAATAATTCGAAAATCAACCCATATCAAttaaatgtttttcaaaaacaCCCAAAATTGTCAAATCCCCCAGCTTTTGATGTCTTTCATATGATTTATGAGAGTAAATAATTGGAATTTCAACAAAATCACATAGCAACGCGTGCATacatttcatttctttcaaatatgAATGGCTTGTTATGTAGAGTTATAACCTATCCtaaattagaaatttataaaatttaagtatttctTTAACAGTCCCACATGTTGTATTGTGGTGCCGTTGTCAATATAAATTATGAGTCAACTACACGAGGGTAGTGGAAAGGCTGCCATCCATTTGTTtcgataaattatattttttacatatcttATTCTAAACTTTATCCTTAGTCATTATTAATATCTTATAGAGAATCTTGGGAGAGAAAGTAGCGTATAAATAATAGAAATGAAGAAAGATTTAAAGTGGAGGCCAATGAAGAATGAACGGGTGCATGCAGGAAACGTTTTCAATTTGGACACGACTGTTTAGACGGCTATGGACAGGATAAAGAGAAAGGGCCAGCTCATTGATTTAAAGGACATTTGTTAAGTAACATAAGagaaaagtaattattatttaaattataaatgtgatttttggtctttcaataatttatactcTAAAGATCAGTTTagaatgaggaaaaaaaaaaagaaaaaattaagagaaaataagtataacgatgttttttttatttgattgaaaagaaaaaaaaaagataaatcataAGAAAGTTAActtcaataaacaaaaaaattgcttTTCCTGTCTATCAAAAACATACATAGGATAAATGTTTTGAGCAATACCCTTAACtgcccaaaaaaaaaagtaacttatGTTTGTTTAATTGTCTTATGAGTATAGGAATGGAGACAGTGATGGAAGAGGAAGAATACAACTATAGAGAAGTGAGGCTTCCTTCTCTGATAGCAGTGGTGGGCGAGCCAGAGCTGGGGAGGGAAACAGGGGAAAGGAGAAGAGGAAGGGACATAATAATAGCCATAGATCATGGCCCCAATACCAAACATGCTTTCGATTGGGCTCTGGTTCACCTTTGCAGGCTCGCTGATACCATCCATCTCGTTCACGCCGTTTCCGGTTCCTTCCTTACTTTACTTACTCCaccactttttttttgtctcttattGTGGAAAttcatttatcttttctttaatattttttcagacTTGCATAACCAAGTTGTCTACGACATAACCCAGGGTCTTATGGAGAAATTAGCCATTGAGGCTTTTCAAGTACTAATGGTTAgcatcttcttttcttttcttttcttttatgaatTGTTTTGACTATTATTCAAATCTTaccattttttatacaaaaataattgttaaactaTTGACCGCAAAAGAAACTATGTTGGGCAATTTGGCCACAAGTATTGTCATTTGCCATATATCTTCGGACTTCATATTCTGTTTGACACTTGAGAGTTGAGACTCGTATATAATAAAACCATATCATATTATTGCAATGAACAATGATGTGGATTGTTATTAAGAGATTTTTGTTGAAGGCCTGAATTATGGGTAATAACTTGTTAATTAGAGATTCCGCAATATATGGAtgatttttattctaaaatatagCTGCTGATATTAACTTGACTACGAAATGTGTTGTGCCAAAATATCTATTGCCCGAAACACATGAACCGCGGGCATCAATTTTCTAAGAAATTCCACATTCCCCAATATTGTTCAGATTTGATGCCATAAGTTGAAACATCTTTTTAATAGTTGAGATGATGATTCTCTTAGCATGTAGTATGAAACTATTAATCCCTTCCAGCATTTTATTAGTTGAATACAAGGAATTCCACGTCTTGTGAATTCACTTTTATGATTGATCACAATTGATAAGATATAAAATACAGGTGAAAACAGTAGCTCGAATTGTGGAAGGTGATCCAGGAAAAGTAATTTGCAAGGAAGCAGAGAGGATCAAACCTGCAGCTGTGGTTATGGGGACCCGAGGCAGAAGCTTGATTCAAAGGTTTGGTTCAACAATCCCTCTATCTGAAACCAGCAGTTATCATGTTACTGAAGCATcttcttgtgattttcttcaGTGTGCTACAGGGAAGTGTTGGTGAGTACTGCTTTCACCACTGTAAAGCAGCACCTGTTGTTATTGTTCCTGGAAAAGGTGTGCCATCGTTGCCTTAGTCTTtcttttcaacatttttttcttgcaGCCGAATATTAAAGGAGTTTCATTTCTTTGATTCACAGAGGCTGGAGATGCGTCAATCCTCTAGTCGAATTATGTTGTAAAAGGCTGTGTTTTTATTATCGCATTTGTTTTATCGTGTGTATCTATTATCAAATACTAGTGTGAAGATTGTTTCTAATTCATTAGAACAAGAAAAAAGAGCATCACATGCTGTGattattaatattcttttctGGAAAGTCACAATTGATTGGTTGCCCATGTTCCCATTTTCAAAAATCTAATTGTAACTATTAATTCCACCACCATGGTCTGTCTCTGTTTGCTTTTACGAGTATATTTTCCATTGGATAAAATTGGTATAAAGGAGTCAAGGAGATGGCATCTCCAATCTTACTTGACAAGGCTTTTACGAGCATATTGAATGCCCTTATCAAACCGTCTGGAATAGTTTGCATACATAGACATAGAGCtcgatataaaaaaatttaatgtatcaTGTTAACTAACATACATAGTATAGTTATCAGTTCTTACAACTAATCCAGTGACTCTTCCTATATTTTCTGTTTTATCTGCTGTAtaattgatttcaaattttttaacagCTTAGATTTCAGCTGCACAAATACCATAGGCACCTTTCTccaattaaaagttaaattgggtttcctatatatatatatatatatatatatatatatatatttaaaagatgaGTCCTGAGTTGGATAGCTTCGGTTGTCGTGCCTTTCTCAATTAGTGGTTTAAAGCCCAATGTTGTTTGGGTTTTAAAAAAGTTACCAGAATATTCGAAGCCTAgttgatataaataaaatagggGCTCATACAACTAGTAGTTAAGTAATAAATAGGCTaggctaaaatataattttattctttattttgttgtaatttaattgttttgtttctttatcttttaaaatatttattttggttctttaatttttaatttgaattaatgttttccttttaaaatagtgattatttttcatttaaagacacaatattgaattttttaatattattttaagacatgaaacattttttttatcaacaaacaaGACATAAAGCTTGTCCAGTTAGATTTCTCTACATGAAACTATGAAATTCGACTAACGTTTGGACTAAAAACGGGGATAAACATTTAAAACCATGTGAAAAAAGACATATTCTGTGTTTTTTTCCTCGTGTGattcattttctaaaaattttaaaaatataaatttaaaagtgtTTATGAAATATTTAAGTTATAAGGGGAGATATGTATAGTTTTtcagataaattaaaaattaaaaggaaaaaaattgacattataaaaatttacttataatattttaaaagttaaattaaaattaagaaagtagactaataagttaaattaagagagtatattttaaattgagGAAATGGATCCTCTTAAGTTAGATTGTTCTTCGGTCAAAATACCACCATCGAAATCTCACACCTTTCTTTTCTTACTATTTaagttttctctcatttttaagggtttgaaattttattagagAAAAATGTCACAAAGGAATTCAAACTTATATATGATTCCACTGCATAAAAGAAAACGTATATATAATTCCAACCAAACAAATTTTATGTATTCTCAGGTAACATGATCACATAATTCATGGTTTTCAATAATCATGATCTTTGAACATGAAAAAATTTCTTTCTATCAAATGTCTCTTTTAAGagttgaaattttattaaacaaaaatgtCCCCTAAAAAGAATTCAAACCTATATATGATTCCACGGCATAAAAATAACCTATATATTGTTTATTgacaaatattatttgttagtttgttaattttttttaataagagaaaattaaatctaccattttttctttattttcttctttcttaatcaCTCAATCAATATTAtatcttcttaaaaaaaagttatatatgacTATTGTTGGGAAAAATTCAGACTTTTCCACTACACGATTATAATTCTCCAATATGGAGATTCTTCCACtgtacaaaataataataggGTTATAATTCTCTCTCAAAGAGGTTCTCTAACTTTTTAGTTTTCTCACTCTAAAGAGTGGATTCACTCTTGGATGGTTAGAAATGAAGGTTCTTATCCTTATTTATACTACTCCACCTCCACAATGAATGATGGAGATTACTTGTATCCTAGGGTGGAGATTAATTCTCTAGGATGTTTCACATATTCTAGGAGTCTCTACACTATTTTACTCCCTTCCATATTCTTCCATATTTTACACTATTCTAGAGTTCTCTAAAATGTTCTAAAAAATTCTATACTTTTCTAGAAAACTCTAGAATTTTCTAGATCCTCTCCAATTAAGGAGGAATCCCAACAACTATCATATCTAatgtaagaaattatttttctgatgtATGCAGGGAATGGAAGTATATCTTttctgaaaaaatattttacaatagtGAGTATATATTGAGAATGTTATAGGCCAAATGCTTCCACTTCCACTCCTTAGAACCTGATCCAGCATGGGGATGTGATTAAGATTTCGAATatttgaaagaagaagaagacacaAACATGAAACATGGAAGCTATATATAAGTTGATTTTGGGTTTTtaagttatataatataataaaatatattttgatgccGCTACGCTAGGAAGGGAATCTTTGTGGGTTTTGGTTAGCCTCTATGAGGTAGGAAGTGGTGAACGGCGCCCCATGTGAACGAAAGGGCAGAGAGCGAGACACAAGAAGAGAAACAGTGAAGATGGGCCAGTGAAAGCAATTTCCAATATCATCTCTCCCTATCCGCAGGAACAAAGAATCAACAAAATCTTTGGTATGAATGAGACAGGTCCACCATTGTCACTGTGAAAGTGAAGTTTAGCTTAGGCACTAGTCACTCcaagataaattaaattcacCCTTGATGCAACCAAACATTGAAATGTTCCTTTCATGCATATTAAGACATGAATGAATGAATCTACGCCCAATATTTATGTCTGTTAATTATTTGGAAGGGCATATCAATGAACTTACTAGCTAGATATTATTAACTATATATCAAGATGATTAACTAATCCAATTTCACGTACGTATTAATCATGTCATGAACTTCTTCAACTATAGAAACAGGAACACAACATCAATGAACTAGGAGATTTGGCTTTTGGTTGCCATGACTACATGTCCCGAAGTGTAAGCAATTGAAGAACTCAAAACGAACAATGCTAACAATAACATCGTTTCCTTTTCGCGGGAGTGTCCTTTGTCGATACTAttctaaacattttaaaaactgGGGTGACCATATTGTATCCTTTTAACCATTGAGACGTGAGAAGAAATGGGAGTTTTGATTGAAGTGAGTCACAATTGTTTAGGGTACTTGAGAGACAAAAGATCATTCTAATAAATTGAAGTGTCTGCCCATCCCCCCTCTTCTCCACCCCATATTTAGAGCTATGTATTCATCATTCTGTGGCCTAGCTATCACTGTCCCAATCAAGAGGCCCCTTATTCTGTCCCCAAACGGGCAAAAGCTGCTGCTTTGTGAAGGTCCACTATCAACCTCATGTCTTCCCTCTCTCCCTTGCatgttttgtgttttctttctgCTTCACCTAACTAAATGGGATGGGTAAGTGATACTTAATTCAATCATGGATCCAGGGTTCATTTAGTTCCTTAAAGAGTAATATCTTAGTTTAACATCTTATTCTGTAATCATTTGGATTTGAAGGGAACAAATATAGATACACAGAGACAAACAAAGGTATCTCCAAGGTTCTTTCAGTTAATTTGGTTTTGAACATGATTTGCAGGTATTGCCTGCCAACATAGATTTAATATGAATTCTTTTTAAGGGATTGTTGATTTAAAGAGTGTGTTTGGTTTCCATAAGAATTGATTTTGACTTCTGTCGAActtgattttgtaaaaatgtAGAGAGTATATTTGGATTTGAGaactcaaaaatatttttacttcaaAAGCAATAATTTCCAACATGTTTGAAAAttggtttaaaattataaggagtGTCTTTTTATAATCACACATTCAAGTCTGATTCACGTGGGATTCAAACACGCATttcttcgttcttcattttgtgtattcaaatttgaaattgtgtACAGGAATTGATAGaccaatttttattcaaacataatAAGAGATGTTTGgttattattagataaaattgattttacctCAAAACCACTATTTAAGTAGgagtcataaaaaaaataaagttaaataagttATACTAAATTTTTGTATCAAACTtactttaaggataaaaataatcaaacataaattacttagaaatgaattttaacagttcaattttataaaattaatttcatttaaaattaattctccgAATGCTCTTCTTGTAAGTTTGTGGATCCCTTATAAGTTTGTGGATATAAAGGCTTGTGTAATCAACTAAGTATTTGTTTATGCTTTACACTTTAACATGAAATGCGTTTCCAGTTCATGTTGATTTCCGCTTTACCAAAATTTCTTAATACTGGGAGATAGTAAAGACAAGGGGAGACTAACGCTCTTATGTAAACTGAGATTAGTTT encodes the following:
- the LOC114408464 gene encoding universal stress protein PHOS32; this encodes MSIGMETVMEEEEYNYREVRLPSLIAVVGEPELGRETGERRRGRDIIIAIDHGPNTKHAFDWALVHLCRLADTIHLVHAVSDLHNQVVYDITQGLMEKLAIEAFQVLMVKTVARIVEGDPGKVICKEAERIKPAAVVMGTRGRSLIQSVLQGSVGEYCFHHCKAAPVVIVPGKEAGDASIL